Proteins encoded by one window of Girardinichthys multiradiatus isolate DD_20200921_A chromosome 14, DD_fGirMul_XY1, whole genome shotgun sequence:
- the LOC124880563 gene encoding platelet glycoprotein Ib alpha chain-like yields MQLFLLLFLLIREAVASSVPGCRGDRDKDHRSRENCTGAGFTDIPAGLEHKTQVLLFPYNLFSTLSWTSFQIFTEIYEIDLTANKVPEVSPGSGPILPGLSVLRLGSNRLTFLHDGSFTACPALTELYLENNSITSLTDQTFSGLSKLEILDLTSNHISILPGLMLHPLPAIETLYLETNQIKVMPDGWFSQKEEVPYLYLSENPWTCSCSLGYLRRYLEDYEANVYVRDGLIISSDVDSVVCDSPQRHQGKPVITLEESDLCSPSAAEPEPPGDVYQPMTKVFLDEMTSVPSVDLSTPEPTLHTSSVAPTAPSTPEPTTTEHMTSAFPELPAQFRVVTRSWYQTFTSLLEWSYRSRSEIKTERSFVGLFVQTTHPIPMTSRPSTTPFTTTTNVPSTGTSATLQMIPAAATTGTTSTTGTALVSNQSVGIRQLFKVTSAGGGAVFCVWLFAGCLLLCMSSAALVLVTVVRLIIWYKKVYKPLSLTVARRKKGGEGVALLLKNKREENAVAGDGGVVALYRSLLFVNREGGDMVEGEERNKGQIITLKLTGGEETGDRRGPEDGGVHRKTMYRLFSREEEIEGWREVVEECRVSAEDGGRKREIRRHEEPTGGAGGVTKKRYSVILREEREEAGGGVEELDWVVGGWEVKRGAEGGPRSSWGRWLAENVPSMPWGLSAPSEEEAAAE; encoded by the exons ATGCAGCTCTTCCTCCTGCTCTTCCTCCTGATCCGTGAAGCCGTGGCCTCCTCGGTGCCTGGCTGCCGTGGCGACAGGGATAAGGACCACCGGTCCAGGGAGAACTGCACTGGAGCCGGGTTCACAGACATCCCAGCAGGACTGGAACACAAGACGCAG gttCTGTTGTTTCCATACAACCTGTTCTCCACTCTGTCCTGGACCTCCTTCCAGATCTttacagaaatctatgagattGACCTTACGGCCAACAAG GTTCCAGAGGTGAGCCCCGGTTCTGGTCCTATCCTGCCCGGTCTCAGTGTCCTCCGGCTGGGATCGAACCGCCTGACGTTCCTCCATGACGGCTCCTTCACAGCATGTCCTGCTCTGACTGAACTTTACCTGGAGAACAACTCCATCACATCTCTGACTGACCAGACCTTCTCTGGGCTCAGCAAGCTGGAG ATTCTAGACCTGACCAGCAACCATATCTCAATACTTCCTGGTCTCATGCTTCACCCTCTGCCAGCCATAGAAACTCTCTACTTGGAGACAAACCAG ATCAAGGTGATGCCAGATGGTTGGTTCAGCCAGAAGGAGGAGGTGCCATACCTCTACCTCTCAGAAAACCCCTGGACCTGCTCCTGTTCCCTTGGTTACTTACGCAGATATCTGGAGGACTATGAAGCCAACGTCTACGTCAGAGATGGCCTGATCATCAGCAGCGATGTAGACAGTGTG GTCTGTGACTCTCCACAGCGGCACCAGGGGAAACCTGTGATAACCTTAGAAGAGTCTGATCTATGCTCACCTTcagcagcagaaccagaaccacctGGAGACGTCTACCAGCCAATGACCAAAGTTTTTCTAGACGAGATGACTTCAGTACCTTCAGTCGACCTTTCAACTCCAGAACCTACGCTACATACAAGTTCTGTTGCTCCAACCGCTCCTTCTACTCCTGAACCCACAACCACTGAACACATGACCTCTGCATTTCCAGAGCTGCCAGCCCAGTTCAGAGTGGTGACACGGTCCTGGTACCAAACCTTCACCAGTCTCCTGGAATGGTCGTATCGTTCCAGGTCTgagataaaaacagaaagatcATTTGTTGGGTTGTTTGTTCAGACCACACATCCGATTCCTATGACTTCCAGACCTTCAACAACACCGTTCACAACAACTACAAACGTTCCTTCAACCGGAACATCAGCGACGCTCCAGATGATCCCAGCAGCTGCAACAACTGGGACAACGAGCACAACGGGGACTGCACTGGTTTCAAACCAGTCTGTCGGCATCAGGCAGCTTTTTAAAGTGACTTCTGCAGGAGGTGGAGCGGTGTTCTGTGTCTGGCTGTTTGCAGGATGTCTGCTGCTCTGCATGTCTTCAGCAGCGTTGGTCCTGGTGACCGTGGTGAGGCTGATCATCTGGTACAAGAAGGTCTACAAGCCGCTGAGTCTCACAGTAGCAAGGAGGAAGAAAGGCGGGGAAGGTGTAGCTCTGTTGCTGAAGAATAAGAGGGAAGAGAACGCAGTGGCAGGAGATGGAGGGGTGGTGGCGCTGTATCGCTCTTTGCTGTTTGTCAACAGAGAGGGAGGAGACATGGTGGAGGGGGAGGAGAGAAACAAAGGACAGATTATTACTCTGAAGCTGACAGGAGGAGAAGAAACAGGAGACAGAAGAGGGCCGGAGGACGGAGGAGTTCACAGGAAGACCATGTACCGACTGTTTAGCAGAGAGGAAGAGATCGAGGGGTGGAGGGAGGTTGTAGAGGAGTGTCGGGTCTCTGCAGAGGATGGAGGCAGGAAGAGAGAAATCAGGAGGCATGAGGAGCCGACAGGTGGTGCAGGTGGAGTCACTAAAAAACGCTACAGCGTGATTCTACGTGAGGAGAGGGAGGAGGCGGGGGGAGGGGTGGAGGAGCTGGACTGGGTGGTGGGAGGATGGGAGGTGAAAAGAGGAGCAGAGGGGGGTCCAAGGAGCAGCTGGGGGCGGTGGCTAGCTGAAAATGTACCCAGCATGCCGTGGGGGCTCAGTGCACCTTCTGAGGAGGAGGCAGCAGCAGAGTGA